Proteins encoded by one window of bacterium:
- a CDS encoding radical SAM protein, translated as MTEDALRLVFWELTARCNLKCCHCRAEASDEVVAGELSTEEIISVARDIRKAGDPIMILTGGEPLVRKDFFEIAEACVGMFSRVALATNGTLVDDAMARRIVEVGIKRVSVSLDGVKAETHDAFRGVPGSFEATVRGYDALARAGASLQVNATVAKHNIDEVEELLNFVLARKADAFHVFALVPVGCGAQISDDARLSSKQMEDFLRWLFAKSIELRDRIHIKATCAPQYYRIMREVSREKGIPMPGHGHGAGHGLGHGHGAGGPGATSGMQAMTRGCLAGSAVCFISRIGDVQPCGYLPLCVGNVRKQPFNEIWQSSEVFKALRNPDQLKGKCGSCGYRVVCEGCRARAYAATSDFMSEDPDCSYDPIRT; from the coding sequence ATGACCGAGGATGCGCTGCGGTTGGTGTTCTGGGAACTGACAGCTCGGTGCAATCTGAAATGCTGTCACTGTCGTGCCGAGGCTTCGGATGAAGTTGTGGCGGGCGAGTTAAGCACCGAGGAAATCATCTCGGTCGCGCGTGATATCCGCAAGGCGGGCGATCCGATCATGATTCTCACTGGGGGCGAACCCCTGGTGAGAAAGGATTTCTTTGAGATTGCCGAGGCCTGCGTGGGGATGTTCAGCCGGGTTGCGCTGGCCACCAACGGCACCCTTGTGGATGACGCCATGGCGCGGCGGATTGTGGAGGTTGGGATCAAGCGGGTCAGTGTGAGTCTGGACGGCGTCAAGGCCGAGACCCATGACGCATTTCGTGGTGTGCCGGGTAGTTTTGAGGCTACGGTTCGCGGCTATGACGCCCTGGCGCGTGCCGGCGCCTCGCTTCAGGTGAATGCCACGGTGGCCAAGCATAATATCGATGAAGTCGAGGAGTTACTGAATTTTGTGCTCGCGCGAAAAGCCGACGCCTTCCACGTGTTTGCCTTGGTGCCTGTGGGGTGCGGGGCACAGATTAGCGATGATGCGCGGCTTTCCTCCAAACAAATGGAGGATTTTCTGCGGTGGCTCTTTGCGAAATCCATTGAATTGCGGGATCGCATCCACATCAAAGCCACCTGTGCCCCGCAGTACTACCGGATCATGCGTGAGGTATCGCGCGAGAAGGGGATCCCGATGCCCGGGCATGGACACGGGGCTGGACATGGTTTGGGACATGGGCATGGCGCCGGCGGCCCTGGAGCTACGAGCGGGATGCAGGCGATGACGCGCGGGTGTCTGGCCGGATCCGCTGTGTGCTTTATTTCGCGGATAGGTGATGTTCAGCCTTGCGGGTATCTTCCGCTCTGTGTGGGGAATGTCCGGAAACAACCGTTCAATGAGATCTGGCAGAGTTCGGAGGTCTTCAAGGCGTTACGGAATCCTGATCAGCTTAAAGGTAAGTGCGGTTCCTGCGGCTATCGAGTTGTCTGTGAAGGCTGTCGTGCCCGGGCCTATGCGGCCACCTCCGATTTCATGTCGGAAGATCCCGATTGTTCCTATGATCCGATTCGAACGTGA
- a CDS encoding nitrous oxide-stimulated promoter family protein, translating to MIRFEREAKTLKAMIGLYCRDHHKPQAELCDECKALQEYALARLERCRYGSDKPKCSACTTHCYKPDMRDTVRDVMRYAGPRMLVRHPVMALSHTMDGLLHHPKTKGKDL from the coding sequence ATGATCCGATTCGAACGTGAAGCCAAAACTCTCAAGGCGATGATCGGGTTGTATTGCCGGGATCATCATAAGCCGCAAGCGGAGCTTTGCGACGAGTGCAAGGCTTTGCAGGAGTATGCTTTGGCCAGGTTGGAGCGGTGCCGGTATGGCTCCGATAAGCCGAAATGTTCGGCTTGTACCACCCATTGTTACAAGCCTGACATGCGTGATACCGTCCGGGACGTCATGCGTTATGCAGGACCGCGTATGTTGGTGCGCCACCCCGTAATGGCATTGAGCCATACGATGGATGGGTTGTTGCATCATCCGAAGACCAAGGGGAAAGATCTGTGA